From the Terriglobales bacterium genome, the window AGGCTTTCTCCTGCACTGGTATCACAACGTTTACGTAAGCTGGAAATACGCGAAAGCGTGGGAGATTTTTCGGCAACGAGAGCGAAGTTCTCCGTGACCTTGTTGTGTCGACTTCGTGATCTTCCGGTTCGCCTTTCTCCGCAAAGCGAAAAGGCCGCCCGGCAATAGGCGGCCTTCTCTTTCAAGGGAGAATAGTTCCAACGGAGGCAAAGCCATCAGAACTTTCTGGACGAAATCTTATGGTTGACGGCAGGGGGTGTCAAGCGATTTTTCCGGAACAAATCCCTTATAAATCAATAACTTACAAAAATTGTTCCCAAATCGGAAATGTGACAGAAGATGGCGCAATTTTTCCACCGAAGCAGCCAATCTATCTTGTTTTCAGCAACTTAGACTGGTTTTTGGCTCAATCATTCAGATTGAGGGTAATCACGCGCGTGTCCTCCGGGCGGTCTACGAACTTATCCGGATAAAACCGTTTGAGCAACACGCGCAGGCCCCCGTACGCAATGCCGAATGCAATTGCGACCGCGAGAATGATTCCCACGAGTGCGAACACCGCGACGATCAGATTCCCGATATTGTCCTTCTTCGAAAGATAGGTTGGTTCGTTGTAGGTAACCTCTGCTTCGTAATTGACGGAGGCAAGCAACGATTGTGCGTCCGCTTTCGACGCGCCACTAACGATCGCTAAAAGCGGACCGCTACGTTTGATCTGGAAGTCCCCTGCGCTTTGTTGCAATGCAGACCGATTCTGCTCGATTGCGCGCAGTTGGGTGCCCGCGATCTGCGGCGTCGGATACGAGATGAGAGTGAGCCGCGCATTCCCCGCGTCGGTTCGGTAGAGGGCAGTAATAATCTCGGGGCTCTTGGCGAAATCGATGGCTGAAGGCGGGAGGGCCGCTCCGGAAGAATCATACGATTTTGGTCCAACGGCAAACTTCACTGAATGTTGCACGAACTGCTGCTCTGGGAGCCATCGCGGCAATCCAGGAGGCTGCGCCAG encodes:
- a CDS encoding DUF6599 family protein, giving the protein MQFFAKILAPLLLLASAFAAADSQFLPKAFAGWQQDTSSVKTSTNPADADASNAAVLKEYGFTDVESSAYAKDGDRKLTVRAARFTDATGAYGAYTLYSQPGMQTEEIGRHGESAGDRVLFMQGNIVIEAKFDHVNAMSAAEMRELAGDLPEPTSNLAQPPGLPRWLPEQQFVQHSVKFAVGPKSYDSSGAALPPSAIDFAKSPEIITALYRTDAGNARLTLISYPTPQIAGTQLRAIEQNRSALQQSAGDFQIKRSGPLLAIVSGASKADAQSLLASVNYEAEVTYNEPTYLSKKDNIGNLIVAVFALVGIILAVAIAFGIAYGGLRVLLKRFYPDKFVDRPEDTRVITLNLND